One stretch of Amycolatopsis tolypomycina DNA includes these proteins:
- a CDS encoding PIG-L deacetylase family protein, protein MGPVTTIVAFHAHADDPVLLTGGTLARAAADGHRVVVVVATDGIAAEHPTPRWAELEAAAAILGVHRVVHLGYADSGHGPQLFADPPGRQRFARADTEEAAHRLAAVLHEERAGLLLGYDGNGGYGHRDHVKVHQVARRAARLTGTRLLEATLPRDFAQRFVRVVRALRIPFDYDAEALGHVYSPASAITHRFDVRRFAARKQAALAAHVSDVRGTGRLAGVLRVLVWLPAPLFGLVAGREWYAEVTPSGSPRPGLQVPARSGRRRR, encoded by the coding sequence ATGGGCCCGGTGACGACCATCGTGGCCTTCCACGCGCACGCCGACGACCCCGTGCTGCTCACCGGCGGCACGCTCGCCCGGGCCGCGGCCGACGGGCACCGGGTGGTCGTCGTCGTGGCCACCGACGGCATCGCCGCCGAACACCCGACACCCCGCTGGGCCGAGCTGGAGGCCGCCGCGGCCATCCTCGGCGTGCACCGGGTCGTGCACCTGGGCTACGCCGACAGCGGCCACGGTCCCCAGCTCTTCGCGGACCCGCCGGGGCGGCAGCGCTTCGCCCGCGCGGACACCGAGGAAGCCGCCCACCGGCTCGCGGCCGTGCTGCACGAGGAGCGTGCCGGCCTGCTGCTCGGCTACGACGGCAACGGCGGCTACGGGCACCGCGACCACGTGAAGGTGCACCAGGTGGCCCGCCGGGCGGCCCGGCTGACCGGGACGCGGCTGCTGGAGGCCACCCTGCCCCGCGACTTCGCGCAGCGGTTCGTGCGGGTGGTCCGGGCGCTGCGGATCCCGTTCGACTACGACGCCGAGGCGCTCGGCCACGTCTACAGCCCGGCCTCGGCGATCACCCACCGGTTCGACGTGCGGCGGTTCGCCGCGCGCAAGCAGGCGGCGCTGGCCGCGCACGTGTCCGACGTGCGCGGCACCGGGCGGCTCGCCGGCGTCCTGCGGGTCCTCGTGTGGCTGCCCGCACCACTGTTCGGGCTGGTGGCCGGGCGCGAGTGGTACGCCGAGGTCACGCCTTCAGGATCGCCACGCCCTGGTCTGCAAGTTCCTGCACGTTCTGGTCGTCGGCGTCGGTGA
- a CDS encoding SRPBCC family protein, which yields MDILHRIGVHDATPEKVYDALTTLDGLSGWWTEKTVGDTEPGGVIAFRFIPGGFDMKVLETVPGKLVRWEVVDGPPEWLGTTIRWELEQRGDYAIVLFKHEGWREAGEFMHHCSTKWASYLLSLKQLVETGEGAPSPRDVQISDWH from the coding sequence ATGGACATCCTGCACCGCATCGGCGTCCACGACGCCACTCCGGAGAAGGTCTACGACGCACTCACCACCCTCGACGGCCTGTCCGGCTGGTGGACCGAGAAGACCGTGGGGGACACCGAACCCGGGGGCGTCATCGCGTTCCGCTTCATCCCGGGCGGCTTCGACATGAAGGTCCTCGAAACCGTGCCCGGCAAGCTCGTCCGCTGGGAGGTCGTCGACGGGCCGCCGGAGTGGCTCGGCACGACGATCCGCTGGGAACTCGAGCAGCGCGGCGACTACGCGATCGTCCTGTTCAAGCACGAAGGCTGGCGCGAGGCGGGCGAGTTCATGCACCACTGCAGCACGAAGTGGGCGAGCTACCTGCTGAGCCTCAAGCAGCTCGTGGAGACCGGGGAAGGTGCCCCGAGCCCGCGGGACGTGCAGATCAGCGACTGGCATTGA
- a CDS encoding SRPBCC domain-containing protein, with translation MEHGTIEREIHIDARPDIVFDVISSPEHLRRWWPDEAEYPVEPGGAGRIGFGGHWVQFTVVDASPPRHFSFRWTHAEGETAAPGNSFLVVFELEPDGTGTRLKMTETGFRERGWDEAKIATEHADHVSDWDHFLPRLPAYATQVGATP, from the coding sequence ATGGAACACGGCACCATCGAACGCGAAATCCACATCGACGCCCGCCCCGACATCGTCTTCGACGTCATCAGCAGCCCCGAACACCTCCGCCGGTGGTGGCCCGACGAAGCCGAATACCCCGTCGAACCCGGGGGAGCAGGCCGCATCGGCTTCGGCGGCCACTGGGTCCAGTTCACCGTCGTCGACGCCAGCCCACCTCGGCACTTCTCCTTCCGCTGGACCCACGCCGAAGGGGAGACCGCCGCACCCGGCAACTCCTTCCTCGTCGTCTTCGAACTCGAACCCGACGGCACCGGCACCCGCCTCAAGATGACCGAAACCGGCTTCCGCGAACGCGGCTGGGACGAAGCCAAGATCGCCACCGAACACGCCGACCACGTCTCCGACTGGGACCACTTCCTGCCCCGCCTGCCCGCCTACGCCACCCAGGTCGGAGCCACCCCGTGA
- a CDS encoding MFS transporter — protein MTLAGTRSTKRERWGWYFYDWANSPFYSSTTTVFGALSMSPIAAADAKANITLNGDRACLDAAGHPDTLNNCDVTLLGLHFPAGSVWGYLLSVATVVQVLVLPIAGAVADRSHNKRRILGGFAFLGAAAAAGMFFLTGSDWQLGAALFIVANIGYGGSLVVYYSFLADIGGPDERDGISAKGWAFGYLGGGLALALQLGFYLKHDLFGVGQDLAVQICFLTSGLWWAAFTFPAVRRLPRRHVPVDVAPGRSVLRAGFTELRQTLVAAKAYPLTLAFLGSYLVFTDGINTVVTVSAQYGKDELGFGNEVLIVTILVIQFVAYLGGTLHGLVARRIGAKRTILGSLAVWIAVLAGAYFVQPKQMVQFLAVAVGIGLVLGGTNALSRSLFSQMIPAGKDAQYYSLYVVGERGTSWLGPLVFAGVGQATGSFRLAIIALVIFFAAGLVLVWLVPVRRAIVAAGNTPPGVL, from the coding sequence ATGACGCTGGCCGGGACGCGCTCGACCAAGCGCGAACGCTGGGGCTGGTATTTCTACGACTGGGCGAATTCGCCGTTCTATTCGTCGACGACGACGGTGTTCGGCGCGCTGTCGATGAGCCCGATCGCGGCGGCGGACGCGAAGGCGAACATCACCCTTAACGGGGACCGCGCGTGCCTCGACGCGGCGGGGCATCCGGACACGTTGAACAACTGCGACGTGACGTTGCTGGGGTTGCACTTCCCGGCCGGTTCGGTGTGGGGCTACCTGCTGTCGGTGGCGACGGTGGTGCAGGTGCTGGTGCTGCCGATCGCGGGTGCGGTGGCCGACCGCAGTCACAACAAGCGGCGGATCCTGGGTGGGTTCGCGTTCCTGGGTGCGGCGGCCGCGGCGGGGATGTTCTTCCTGACCGGTTCGGACTGGCAGCTGGGTGCGGCGCTGTTCATCGTGGCGAACATCGGCTACGGGGGTTCGCTGGTCGTCTACTACTCGTTCCTGGCCGACATCGGCGGGCCGGACGAGCGCGACGGCATCTCGGCGAAGGGCTGGGCGTTCGGGTACCTGGGTGGCGGGCTGGCGCTGGCGTTGCAGCTGGGGTTCTACCTGAAGCACGACCTGTTCGGGGTGGGCCAGGACCTGGCGGTGCAGATCTGCTTCCTGACGTCGGGGTTGTGGTGGGCGGCGTTCACCTTCCCCGCGGTGCGGCGGCTGCCCCGCCGGCACGTGCCGGTGGACGTCGCGCCGGGGCGGTCGGTGCTGCGGGCGGGGTTCACGGAGTTGCGGCAGACGCTGGTGGCGGCGAAGGCGTATCCGTTGACGCTGGCGTTCCTGGGCAGCTACCTGGTCTTCACCGACGGGATCAACACGGTGGTGACGGTGTCGGCGCAGTACGGCAAGGACGAGCTGGGGTTCGGCAACGAGGTGCTGATCGTCACGATCCTGGTGATCCAGTTCGTGGCGTACCTGGGTGGCACGCTGCACGGGCTGGTGGCGCGGCGGATCGGGGCGAAGCGGACGATCCTGGGCAGTCTGGCGGTGTGGATCGCGGTGCTGGCCGGGGCGTACTTCGTGCAGCCGAAGCAGATGGTGCAGTTCCTGGCGGTGGCGGTGGGGATCGGGCTGGTGCTGGGCGGGACGAACGCGTTGTCGCGGTCGTTGTTCAGCCAGATGATCCCGGCGGGCAAGGACGCGCAGTACTACTCGCTCTACGTCGTGGGCGAGCGCGGGACGTCGTGGCTGGGGCCGCTGGTGTTCGCCGGGGTGGGGCAGGCGACGGGGTCGTTCCGGCTGGCCATCATCGCGTTGGTGATCTTCTTCGCGGCGGGGCTGGTGCTGGTGTGGCTGGTGCCGGTGCGGCGGGCGATCGTGGCGGCGGGCAACACCCCGCCGGGTGTTCTTTAG
- a CDS encoding tyrosine-type recombinase/integrase: MRYKIHMKVSEAQQAFFAARRPRKDSPHTTDAYRRDLAGITTLLVSELGRPAEDLEVADLTGPALRAAFGVFADGHAKSSVLRAWSTWNQFLTFCVADGLLAGNPMGAVARPRTPALTPKPLRGEETPEQLLSAAAAGSRRARDPWPERDVLVIALGLVAGLRAAEMRALTSRSLVGRAGELRLHVKGKGSRDRSIPVQPVLAELIERYRESCRVRFPHVRFSPGSPLLLDRAGEPIGRGALEYLVKSCYRGAGLHDRVPVGANLHALRHTFATRLAEDGATASEIMALLGHASLATSQNYIEATGREQRAAAASNRTYRALDTLG, from the coding sequence GTGCGGTACAAGATCCACATGAAGGTTTCCGAGGCCCAGCAAGCCTTCTTCGCTGCCCGCCGTCCGCGCAAGGACTCCCCGCACACCACCGACGCCTACCGCCGGGATCTCGCCGGCATCACCACTCTCCTGGTTTCGGAACTCGGCCGCCCGGCCGAAGACCTGGAGGTCGCCGATCTCACCGGGCCGGCGCTGCGGGCGGCGTTCGGCGTGTTCGCCGACGGGCACGCGAAGAGTTCGGTGCTGCGGGCGTGGTCGACGTGGAACCAGTTCCTGACGTTCTGCGTGGCCGACGGGCTCCTGGCGGGCAATCCGATGGGTGCGGTGGCGCGGCCGCGGACGCCGGCGTTGACGCCGAAGCCGTTGCGAGGTGAGGAGACCCCGGAGCAGCTGTTGTCGGCGGCGGCTGCGGGGTCGCGGCGGGCGCGGGATCCGTGGCCGGAGCGGGACGTGCTGGTGATCGCGCTGGGCCTGGTCGCGGGGTTGCGGGCGGCGGAGATGCGGGCGCTGACGTCGCGGTCGCTGGTGGGGCGCGCGGGTGAGCTGCGGTTGCACGTGAAGGGGAAGGGCAGCCGGGATCGGTCGATTCCGGTGCAGCCGGTGCTGGCGGAGCTGATCGAGCGGTACCGGGAGTCGTGCCGGGTGCGGTTTCCGCACGTGCGGTTCTCCCCTGGTTCGCCGTTGCTGCTGGATCGGGCGGGTGAGCCGATCGGGCGGGGTGCGCTGGAGTACCTGGTGAAGTCGTGTTATCGGGGTGCGGGGTTGCACGACCGGGTGCCGGTGGGCGCGAATCTGCACGCGTTGCGGCACACGTTCGCGACGCGGCTGGCGGAGGACGGGGCGACGGCGTCGGAGATCATGGCGTTGCTGGGGCACGCGAGCTTGGCGACGAGCCAGAACTACATCGAGGCGACGGGTCGGGAGCAGCGTGCGGCGGCGGCGAGCAACCGGACGTACCGGGCGTTGGACACGCTGGGCTGA
- a CDS encoding GNAT family N-acetyltransferase encodes MTLPNHASAGLHRTLGFEPAGVYRRVGWKHGAWRDVAWVQKDLRATEGCTSAPGELT; translated from the coding sequence ATGACCCTGCCGAACCACGCCAGTGCCGGCCTCCACCGCACCCTCGGCTTCGAACCCGCCGGCGTCTACCGCCGCGTCGGCTGGAAACACGGCGCCTGGCGCGACGTCGCCTGGGTTCAGAAAGACCTTCGCGCAACCGAAGGTTGCACATCCGCACCCGGCGAGCTAACGTGA
- a CDS encoding polyprenol monophosphomannose synthase, with protein sequence MSQAPRGAREIEPVLVVIPTYNERENLGPILDRLHKALPDVHVLVVDDGSPDGTGELADERAAANDHVHVLHRTEKAGLGAAYIAGFRWGLAREYNTIVEMDADGSHAPEDLPRLLDAVGDADLAIGSRYVPGGSVVNWPVKRQVLSRGANIYSQVALGMRVRDITAGFRAYRRPVLEKLALDEVNSHGYCFQIDLTIRTDEAGFEIVEVPITFTEREIGESKMNGSIIQEAFLRVAKWGLERRWHQLRKLFKRA encoded by the coding sequence ATGTCGCAGGCGCCGCGGGGGGCCCGGGAAATCGAGCCGGTGCTGGTGGTGATCCCGACCTACAACGAGCGGGAGAACCTCGGCCCGATCCTGGACCGGCTGCACAAGGCGCTCCCGGACGTGCACGTGCTCGTGGTGGACGACGGCAGCCCCGACGGCACCGGCGAGCTGGCCGACGAGCGCGCCGCGGCCAACGACCACGTCCACGTGCTGCACCGCACCGAGAAGGCGGGCCTCGGCGCCGCCTACATCGCCGGGTTCCGCTGGGGCCTGGCGCGGGAGTACAACACGATCGTCGAGATGGACGCCGACGGCTCGCACGCCCCCGAGGACCTGCCCCGGCTGCTGGACGCCGTCGGGGACGCCGACCTGGCGATCGGCTCGCGGTACGTGCCGGGCGGCAGCGTCGTCAACTGGCCGGTCAAGCGCCAGGTCCTCTCCCGCGGCGCGAACATCTACTCGCAGGTCGCGCTCGGCATGCGGGTCCGCGACATCACCGCCGGGTTCCGCGCCTACCGCCGTCCGGTGCTGGAGAAGCTGGCCCTCGACGAGGTCAACTCGCACGGCTACTGCTTCCAGATCGACCTGACGATCCGCACCGACGAGGCCGGCTTCGAGATCGTCGAGGTGCCGATCACGTTCACCGAGCGCGAGATCGGCGAGTCGAAGATGAACGGCTCGATCATCCAGGAGGCGTTCCTGCGCGTGGCGAAGTGGGGCCTCGAGCGCCGCTGGCACCAGCTGCGGAAGCTGTTCAAGCGCGCCTGA
- a CDS encoding glycerophosphodiester phosphodiesterase: MHVSFPYLADPLPRAFAHRGWHLGELAGLENSLPAFQRACAEGYRYLETDVHATADGVVVVHHDPDLDRTTDGSGPIAAQTWAQLKNVKVGGKVPLSRLEDVLEELPDARFNVDVKADRAVEPFVRVLERTKAFDRVAGAAFSDARLVRLRKLAGPRLVTALGPRSAFALWARGRLPLLPLGRLVLGAMAQVPVRQGALRVVDKAFLAIAGRSGVEVHTWTIDDPAEMRMLLDLGVHGIVTDRPDLLREVLIERGAWPV, translated from the coding sequence ATGCACGTGTCGTTTCCGTATCTGGCCGATCCGCTCCCCCGTGCGTTCGCCCACCGGGGGTGGCATCTCGGTGAGCTGGCGGGGCTGGAGAACTCGTTGCCGGCGTTCCAGCGGGCGTGTGCGGAGGGGTACCGGTACCTCGAGACGGATGTGCACGCGACGGCGGACGGTGTGGTGGTGGTGCACCACGATCCGGACTTGGACCGGACGACGGACGGGTCGGGGCCGATCGCGGCGCAGACGTGGGCGCAGCTGAAGAACGTCAAGGTGGGCGGGAAGGTGCCGCTGTCGCGGTTGGAGGACGTGCTCGAGGAGTTGCCGGACGCGCGGTTCAACGTGGATGTGAAGGCGGATCGGGCGGTGGAGCCGTTCGTGCGGGTGCTGGAGCGGACGAAGGCGTTCGACCGGGTGGCGGGGGCGGCGTTTTCGGACGCGCGGCTGGTGCGGTTGCGGAAGCTGGCGGGGCCGCGGCTGGTGACGGCGCTGGGGCCGCGGTCGGCGTTCGCGTTGTGGGCGCGGGGGCGGTTGCCGCTGCTCCCCCTCGGGCGGCTGGTGCTGGGGGCGATGGCGCAGGTGCCGGTGCGGCAGGGGGCGTTGCGGGTGGTGGACAAGGCGTTCCTGGCGATCGCCGGGCGTTCGGGTGTCGAGGTGCACACGTGGACGATCGACGATCCGGCGGAGATGCGGATGCTGCTGGACCTGGGGGTGCACGGGATCGTGACGGATCGGCCGGATCTGCTGCGTGAGGTGCTGATCGAGCGGGGTGCGTGGCCGGTTTGA
- a CDS encoding DeoR/GlpR family DNA-binding transcription regulator, with protein sequence MLVGERRELLLARLAADGKVLAKDVAAELNVSEDSIRRDLRDLAAAGLCQRVYGGALPVSPAVADYASRTSIAVDGKGRVATAAATLVRPGSTVILDGGTTTLAVAKALPADLEATVVTHSPTVAVALLDHHGIEVFLLGGRLFRHSAVTCGAAAAEAARSISADVFLLGVTGVHPEAGLTTGDADEAAMKRTLARRAADTYVLASAEKLGAASRFTVLPFADVAGIVTDADDQNVQELADQGVAILKA encoded by the coding sequence ATGCTGGTCGGGGAACGCCGTGAACTGCTGCTCGCCCGGCTGGCCGCCGACGGCAAGGTGCTGGCCAAGGACGTCGCCGCCGAGCTGAACGTCTCCGAGGACAGCATCCGCCGCGACCTGCGCGACCTCGCCGCCGCCGGGCTCTGCCAGCGCGTCTACGGCGGTGCGCTGCCCGTCTCCCCCGCCGTCGCCGACTACGCGAGCCGGACGTCGATCGCCGTCGACGGCAAGGGCCGGGTCGCCACCGCCGCCGCCACGCTGGTCCGCCCGGGCTCGACCGTCATCCTCGACGGCGGCACCACCACCCTGGCCGTCGCGAAAGCCCTCCCGGCCGACCTCGAGGCCACCGTCGTCACCCACAGCCCGACCGTCGCCGTCGCCCTGCTCGACCACCACGGCATCGAGGTCTTCCTCCTGGGCGGCCGGCTGTTCCGGCACTCCGCGGTCACCTGCGGCGCCGCCGCGGCCGAGGCCGCCCGGTCGATCAGCGCCGACGTCTTCCTGCTCGGTGTCACCGGCGTCCACCCCGAAGCCGGCCTGACCACCGGCGACGCCGACGAAGCCGCGATGAAACGCACCCTGGCCCGGCGCGCGGCCGACACCTACGTCCTGGCCAGCGCCGAGAAGCTCGGCGCGGCCTCCCGGTTCACCGTGCTGCCCTTCGCCGACGTCGCCGGGATCGTCACCGACGCCGACGACCAGAACGTGCAGGAACTTGCAGACCAGGGCGTGGCGATCCTGAAGGCGTGA
- a CDS encoding ArsR/SmtB family transcription factor has translation MNITVDDDLWSAIGDPTRRRLLDLLLSQGSATATSLSEHLPVTRQAIAKHLTVLDRAGLVHAHSAGREKQFRVDEDQLARAVAQLTDVGNAWDARLRRIKRIAETIQAETNERNR, from the coding sequence GTGAACATCACCGTCGACGACGACCTCTGGTCCGCCATCGGCGACCCCACCCGCCGCCGCCTGCTCGACCTGCTCCTCAGCCAGGGGAGCGCCACGGCCACCAGCCTCAGCGAACACCTCCCGGTCACCCGCCAGGCCATCGCCAAGCACCTCACCGTCCTCGACCGCGCCGGCCTCGTCCACGCCCACAGCGCCGGCCGCGAAAAGCAGTTCCGCGTCGACGAAGACCAGCTCGCCCGCGCCGTCGCCCAGCTCACCGACGTCGGCAACGCCTGGGACGCCCGGCTCCGCCGCATCAAGCGCATCGCCGAAACCATCCAGGCCGAAACGAACGAAAGGAACCGCTAG
- a CDS encoding transglycosylase family protein, protein MIQNRRRTVARLLLLAIAATGLPLTSPATASADPASSAWAKLRMCESSGRYATNTGNGYYGAYQFDLPTWRSVGGQGRPDQAAPAEQDYRALYLYRMRGWQPWQCAGMLKLPADADARSKRVPSYTESAYIGGGGLPTPPPGPGGPRPAWPGVVYSYGDCAEALKTFQLRMNAFGYGFAGTGCYLEKTRTAVLDLQRANGIKDSGLLGPKTWEAAWTGKPPR, encoded by the coding sequence ATGATCCAGAACCGCCGACGCACCGTGGCGAGACTCCTGCTCCTCGCCATCGCCGCCACGGGTCTGCCACTGACCAGCCCCGCCACCGCCTCCGCGGACCCCGCGTCGAGCGCCTGGGCCAAGCTCCGCATGTGCGAATCCAGCGGCCGCTACGCCACCAACACCGGCAACGGCTACTACGGCGCCTACCAGTTCGACCTGCCCACCTGGCGCAGCGTCGGCGGACAGGGCCGCCCCGACCAGGCCGCCCCCGCCGAACAGGACTACCGCGCCCTCTACCTCTACCGCATGCGCGGCTGGCAACCCTGGCAGTGCGCCGGCATGCTCAAACTCCCCGCCGACGCCGACGCCCGCAGCAAACGCGTCCCCAGCTACACCGAATCCGCCTACATCGGCGGGGGAGGCCTGCCCACCCCACCGCCCGGCCCCGGCGGCCCCCGCCCCGCCTGGCCCGGCGTCGTCTACTCCTACGGCGACTGCGCCGAAGCGCTCAAGACCTTCCAGCTCCGCATGAACGCCTTCGGCTACGGCTTCGCCGGCACCGGCTGCTACCTCGAAAAAACCCGCACCGCCGTCCTCGACCTCCAACGCGCCAACGGCATCAAGGACAGCGGCCTCCTCGGCCCCAAGACCTGGGAAGCCGCCTGGACCGGCAAACCACCCCGCTGA
- the lnt gene encoding apolipoprotein N-acyltransferase, with protein MAVTVADPEPGAPHQPARTRHFPRAWLLRLVTALASGFAFYLSFAPRPLWWLAPLAFAGLALVLRGRRFRAGFGYGFAFGFVFFLPLLTWLLDFLGPDFGPWPWLGLSFALALYHGLAGGLITLVSRLPAAPLWAALVVIALETPRAWFPFGGFPWGRVAFSQPEGAFLPLASIGGAPLVGLAVVLTGFGLAAFAARLWEVRKLTRPVVFAALGTLLPVVAGLALWPAIGTGAQDGERTVATVQGNAPDIGLALQGERTVLRDNTIAESRRLLADIQAGKVPKPDLVVWPESATTVTGPDLQVDQLVANFGVPALIGAIYELPDRHLQNSVIAWDPRTGPGARYAKQQLVPFGEYVPARKVAELVTPFLDQETVDMVPGDGANQTMAVAGTKVGVFICYEAAFDYPARDAVRDGAELLVVPTNNAWYGESEMSVQQLAMSRLRAVEHGRAVVVSAVSGVSAIVAPDGTVTSSTGLFTADSLVGRVPLRTQTTLSDQLGAWTEYGLLALAIAGVAGGLVLRFRTRRGSAGTAGEAAD; from the coding sequence GTGGCAGTCACCGTGGCGGACCCCGAACCGGGCGCCCCGCACCAACCCGCGCGCACCCGGCATTTCCCCCGCGCGTGGCTCCTGCGGCTGGTCACCGCCCTCGCGTCCGGGTTCGCCTTCTACCTCAGCTTCGCGCCGCGCCCGCTGTGGTGGCTCGCGCCCCTGGCGTTCGCCGGGCTGGCCCTCGTGCTGCGCGGACGCCGCTTCCGGGCCGGGTTCGGCTACGGCTTCGCGTTCGGGTTCGTGTTCTTCCTGCCGCTGCTGACCTGGCTGCTGGACTTCCTGGGCCCGGACTTCGGTCCCTGGCCGTGGCTCGGCCTGTCCTTCGCCTTGGCGCTCTATCACGGCCTGGCGGGTGGCCTGATCACGCTGGTGTCCCGCCTGCCGGCCGCGCCGCTGTGGGCCGCGCTCGTGGTCATCGCGCTGGAGACGCCGCGCGCGTGGTTCCCCTTCGGCGGCTTCCCGTGGGGCCGGGTCGCCTTCAGTCAGCCCGAGGGCGCGTTCCTGCCGCTGGCCTCGATCGGCGGGGCCCCGCTGGTCGGGCTGGCCGTCGTCCTCACCGGCTTCGGCCTGGCCGCATTCGCCGCCCGGCTGTGGGAAGTGCGCAAGCTCACCCGGCCCGTGGTCTTCGCCGCCCTCGGCACGCTGCTGCCCGTCGTCGCCGGGCTGGCGCTGTGGCCGGCGATCGGGACCGGCGCACAGGACGGCGAACGCACCGTCGCGACCGTCCAGGGCAACGCCCCGGACATCGGGCTCGCGCTGCAGGGCGAGCGGACCGTGCTGCGCGACAACACCATCGCCGAGAGCCGCCGTCTGCTCGCGGACATCCAGGCCGGCAAGGTGCCCAAGCCCGACCTGGTGGTGTGGCCGGAGAGCGCCACCACCGTCACCGGCCCCGACCTGCAGGTCGACCAGCTCGTCGCGAACTTCGGGGTGCCGGCGCTGATCGGGGCCATCTACGAGCTGCCCGACCGGCACCTGCAGAACTCCGTCATCGCCTGGGACCCGCGCACCGGGCCCGGCGCGCGCTACGCCAAGCAGCAGCTGGTGCCCTTCGGCGAATACGTCCCGGCCCGCAAGGTCGCCGAGCTGGTCACGCCGTTCCTCGACCAGGAAACGGTGGACATGGTCCCCGGCGACGGCGCGAACCAGACCATGGCCGTCGCCGGCACGAAGGTCGGCGTGTTCATCTGCTACGAAGCGGCGTTCGACTACCCGGCCCGCGACGCCGTGCGCGACGGCGCCGAACTGCTCGTCGTGCCGACCAACAACGCCTGGTACGGCGAGAGCGAGATGAGCGTGCAGCAGCTGGCGATGTCGCGGCTGCGGGCGGTCGAGCACGGCCGGGCCGTCGTGGTGTCGGCCGTCTCCGGGGTGAGCGCGATCGTCGCGCCCGACGGGACGGTGACCAGCTCAACGGGCCTTTTCACGGCGGATTCCCTGGTCGGGCGCGTCCCGCTGCGGACGCAGACTACGCTGTCGGATCAACTAGGTGCGTGGACGGAGTACGGGCTGCTGGCTCTGGCGATCGCCGGGGTGGCCGGTGGGCTCGTACTCCGTTTTCGCACCCGGCGCGGCAGCGCCGGCACGGCAGGGGAAGCGGCGGACTGA
- a CDS encoding RNA polymerase-binding protein RbpA: protein MADRVLRGSRLGAVSYETDRNHDLAPRRTVRYACPKNHEFEVPFSDDAEIPTVWECRLHGSESEIVDGGQPEQKKVKPPRTHWDMLLERRTIPELEDLLNERLAELKGRRTSRSA from the coding sequence ATGGCCGACCGTGTTCTTCGTGGAAGCCGGCTGGGAGCGGTCAGCTACGAGACCGACCGCAACCACGACCTCGCCCCACGCCGCACCGTGCGCTACGCCTGCCCGAAGAACCACGAGTTCGAGGTGCCGTTCTCCGACGACGCCGAGATCCCGACGGTCTGGGAGTGCCGCCTGCACGGGAGCGAATCGGAGATCGTCGATGGCGGGCAGCCCGAGCAGAAGAAGGTCAAGCCGCCGCGCACCCACTGGGACATGCTCCTCGAGCGGCGCACGATCCCGGAGCTCGAGGACCTGCTGAACGAACGTCTCGCCGAGCTGAAGGGCCGCCGCACCTCCCGGTCGGCGTGA
- a CDS encoding NUDIX domain-containing protein, translated as MTSSTSLSRNPRVRVTDVELLSSAWYVLRRTTFDYRHADGHWTTEQRETYDRGNGATVLLYDVEGGTVLLTRQFRYPVYVNDHPDGMFIETAAGLLDTDDPETAIRREAEEETGVRIGALEHVFDVYTSPGSVTERLHCYAAPYDPAARGAGGGIADEGEDIEVLELPFTKALEMVGTGEIADAKTILLLQWAALQGLFRSSSRPGQTS; from the coding sequence ATGACCTCTTCGACAAGCCTGTCCCGCAACCCGCGTGTCCGGGTCACCGACGTGGAGCTGCTGTCGTCGGCCTGGTACGTCCTGCGGCGCACGACGTTCGACTACCGGCACGCCGACGGCCACTGGACGACCGAGCAGCGCGAGACGTACGACCGCGGCAACGGGGCGACGGTGCTGCTCTACGACGTCGAAGGCGGCACGGTCCTGCTCACCCGCCAGTTCCGCTACCCGGTCTACGTCAACGACCACCCGGACGGCATGTTCATCGAGACGGCGGCCGGCCTCCTGGACACCGACGACCCGGAGACGGCGATCCGCCGCGAGGCCGAGGAGGAGACGGGCGTCCGGATCGGCGCGCTGGAGCACGTGTTCGACGTCTACACGAGCCCAGGCTCGGTGACCGAGCGCCTGCACTGCTACGCCGCACCCTACGACCCGGCCGCCCGCGGCGCCGGCGGCGGCATCGCCGACGAAGGCGAAGACATCGAGGTGCTCGAGCTCCCGTTCACCAAGGCCCTGGAGATGGTCGGCACGGGCGAGATCGCGGACGCCAAGACCATCCTGCTGCTGCAGTGGGCCGCCCTCCAGGGCCTCTTTCGCAGCAGCAGCCGACCGGGTCAAACGTCATGA